The following is a genomic window from Arthrobacter sp. NicSoilB4.
CCCACACCCACTCCGACGCCGACCCCGGATCCGCCGCCCACGGCACTGAACATCCTGCTGATCGGCAGCGACAGCCGCGTGAACGACCGGGCAATAGCGGCCTCCGGCGGAACCTCCGACCAGCGGGGGGACGCCCTGGTCTTCATCCATCTCCCGGCCGACCGCCAGAGCGTCTACGGCATCTCCATCATGCGTGACCTGTGGGTGGACGTCCCCGGCTACGGCGGGGCCAAGGTCAACGCCGGACTCGAACTGGGCGGTGTGCCGCTCATGACCCAGACCGTGGAGTCCTTGCTGGGCCAGAAGATCGACCACACCGTGATGGCGGACTTCCAGGGCTTCGCCGCCATGACGGATGCCCTCGGCGGGGTCGACGTCGACATCCCGCGGGCCTTTCAGGGCACGATCGATGACCACGTGTATTTTCCGGCGGGGGTGAACCGGCTTACCGGGCCGCAGGCGCTGTCCTTTGTCCGCGAGCGCAAGGCCTTCGGCGACGGCGATTACCAGCGGGTGCGGAACCAGCAGACCTTCCTCAAGGCCTTGATGGCCAAGATGGCGGCCGAAGGCGGGCTGTCGGACCGGAATACCGTGAAGCAGCTGGTGACGACCGTGCTCCCGCATGTCACGGTGGATCCGGGCCTCACAATGGAGACGCTGGAGCGCCTCGCCTTCAGCCTGCGCAGCACAGCCCCGGGCAACGCCGTGTTTTTCACGCTTCCCACTGCCGGCGTCGGGACCACCGCGAGCGGCCAGTCGGTCATCTGGCAGAACCCGGCCGCCACCGCCGCCGTTTCCGCGGCCCTGGCGTCCGGCACCCTGGCCGAGTACATCGCCGCGAACGGGCTGCAGAACGGGAACTGACCTTGCCCTGACGGTAGATTGGAGAAATGACCCAGACTCCCGTGCAGCCGTCCCCGCAGCCCCCCGTTGCCAAGAAGATTCCCGCCCTCCGCACGCACCACGGCGATGCGTTCGAGGACAACTACGAGTGGCTGCGGGACAAGGAATCCGCGGAGGTCGTGGAGCTGCTCAAGGCTGAGAACGCGTACCAGGAGGCAGTGACGGCCCACCAGGAGCCGCTGCGCGAGGCCATCTTCCAGGAGATCAAGGGCCGCACCCAGGAGACGGACCTCTCCGTTCCCAACCGCAAGGACGGCTGGTGGTACTACAGCCGCTCTGTGGAGGGCCAGGAATACGGCATCCAGTGCCGGGTCCGGGCCGAGGACACCGGGGACCGCGTCGCCGACTGGACTCCCCCGGCGGTCGAGGTCGGCGTTGACATCCCGGGCGAGGAAATCCTGCTGGACGGCAACCTTGAGGCAGAGGGCAAGCCGTTCTTCGCCGTCGGCGGTGCCGCTGTCACCATTGACGGGAACCTCTACGCGTACGCCGTGGACAATGCCGGGGACGAGCGGTTCACGCTGCGCATCAAGGACCTGCGGACCGGCGAGCTCCTTCCCGATGTGATCGAGAACGTTTTCTACGGCATCTCCTTCTCCCCCGACGGCACACGGATCTTCTACACCGTGGTGGACGACTCCTGGCGGCCCTACCAGGTGAAATCCCATGTGCTGGGCACGCCCGTCGCCGATGATGAGGTCATCTACCAGGAGGACGACGTCGCCATGTGGCTGGGCTTCGAGCTCTCCGCCGACCGGCGCCACCTCGTGCTGAGCATCGGCTGCTCGGAATTCAGCGAGACCCGCCTGCTCCGCTTCGACGCGCTCGACGCCGGCCTCAGCACCGTGATCTCCCGCGACGAGCGCATCCTCTACGAGGCCGAGCCGTTCCTGCTGGCGGACGCCTCGGGGCAGCAGGCCGAGGCCCTCGTGCTGACCCACAACAAAGACGCCATCAACTCCATGGTCTCGCTCGTGGACCCGGCCGAACTCGCCAAGCCGCTCGCCGAGCAGCACTGGACCACCGTCGTCGAACATTCCGACCAGGTGCGCGTCAACGGCGCCGGCGTCACCTCGACGCACCTGGTGGTCTCCGTCCGCAAGGACACGATCGAGCGCGTGCAGGTCCTGCCGCTGGCCGGGCTGGGCACGCCGGAGCAGGGCGCGCCGGTGGAGCCCGCCTTCGACGAGGAGCTCTACACCGCAGGCGTCGCGGGCTCCGACTACGAGGCACCCGTCATCCGGATGGGCTACACCTCCTACTTCACCCCGTCCCGGGTCTATGACTTTGTGCTGCCCACCGCGGAGCAGCCCGCCGGCGAGTTGCTTCTGCGCAAGGAAAGCCCGGTCCTCGGCGGGTACTCCGCCGCGGACTACGTCGCCACCCGCGAGTGGGCCACGGCCGCGGACGGCACCCGGATCCCGCTCTCCGTGCTGCGCCACGCCACTGTTGCCCGCGATTCGACGGCGGCCGGCCTTGTGTACGGCTACGGTTCCTATGAGATGAGCATGGATCCGGGCTTCGGCATCCCCCGGCTCTCCCTCCTCGACCGGGGCATCGTGTTCGTGATCGCCCACATCCGCGGCGGCGGCGAACTGGGCCGGCACTGGTACGACACCGGCAAGAAGCTGCAGAAGAAGAACACGTTCACGGACTTCATCGCGGCCACCGACTGGCTGGCGCAGTCCGGCTGGGTGGACCCGGCACGGATCGCTGCCATGGGCGGCTCGGCCGGCGGGCTGCTGATGGGCGCCGTCGCCAACCTCGCACCGGAGAAGTACGCGGCGATCGTGGCAGCGGTGCCCTTCGTGGATGCCCTGACAACGATCCTGGATCCCGAGCTGCCGCTCTCGGCGCTGGAGTGGGAGGAATGGGGAAACCCGATCACCGACCGCGCCGTGTACGAGTACATGAAGTCCTACACGCCGTATGAAAACGTCCGCGCCGTGGCCTACCCCAAGATTGCCGCGGTCACCTCGTTCAATGACACCCGGGTGCTCTACGTGGAGCCCGCCAAGTGGGTGCAGCGGCTGCGGGAACTCAACACGGG
Proteins encoded in this region:
- a CDS encoding S9 family peptidase, with product MTQTPVQPSPQPPVAKKIPALRTHHGDAFEDNYEWLRDKESAEVVELLKAENAYQEAVTAHQEPLREAIFQEIKGRTQETDLSVPNRKDGWWYYSRSVEGQEYGIQCRVRAEDTGDRVADWTPPAVEVGVDIPGEEILLDGNLEAEGKPFFAVGGAAVTIDGNLYAYAVDNAGDERFTLRIKDLRTGELLPDVIENVFYGISFSPDGTRIFYTVVDDSWRPYQVKSHVLGTPVADDEVIYQEDDVAMWLGFELSADRRHLVLSIGCSEFSETRLLRFDALDAGLSTVISRDERILYEAEPFLLADASGQQAEALVLTHNKDAINSMVSLVDPAELAKPLAEQHWTTVVEHSDQVRVNGAGVTSTHLVVSVRKDTIERVQVLPLAGLGTPEQGAPVEPAFDEELYTAGVAGSDYEAPVIRMGYTSYFTPSRVYDFVLPTAEQPAGELLLRKESPVLGGYSAADYVATREWATAADGTRIPLSVLRHATVARDSTAAGLVYGYGSYEMSMDPGFGIPRLSLLDRGIVFVIAHIRGGGELGRHWYDTGKKLQKKNTFTDFIAATDWLAQSGWVDPARIAAMGGSAGGLLMGAVANLAPEKYAAIVAAVPFVDALTTILDPELPLSALEWEEWGNPITDRAVYEYMKSYTPYENVRAVAYPKIAAVTSFNDTRVLYVEPAKWVQRLRELNTGSEPIVMKIEMEGGHGGASGRYVQWKERAWDYAFVADSLGATELLPGAGLK
- a CDS encoding LCP family protein, which codes for MGMSPEPKEAAAGPAAAPGGMNRRRTIIIAIAAGLAVIAVAVAALLLNQPRTQPVATVETSAPAETTPAPTPTPTPTPTPTPDPPPTALNILLIGSDSRVNDRAIAASGGTSDQRGDALVFIHLPADRQSVYGISIMRDLWVDVPGYGGAKVNAGLELGGVPLMTQTVESLLGQKIDHTVMADFQGFAAMTDALGGVDVDIPRAFQGTIDDHVYFPAGVNRLTGPQALSFVRERKAFGDGDYQRVRNQQTFLKALMAKMAAEGGLSDRNTVKQLVTTVLPHVTVDPGLTMETLERLAFSLRSTAPGNAVFFTLPTAGVGTTASGQSVIWQNPAATAAVSAALASGTLAEYIAANGLQNGN